In Paludisphaera rhizosphaerae, a single window of DNA contains:
- a CDS encoding heavy metal sensor histidine kinase — translation MSSARNRPFGLWTKLTLWSSLVLAVSLAAGFAWVHHGLAGVLEARDDAFLERKADELVAALAGGAAESRASLDAEIRREVAAYEDDGLIIAVREPGRIAATPNESTARRLAESPPAVGTPTTVQVVPQGGRFRVLATPPDDEGLSLVLAISLDETEATLAAFDRRAAWGAVAFLALAVVGGLFLSRQALRPVTESIAAARRLDPANLSERLPLTGAGDELDELAGTINGLLDRLAAYHTQVIRFTADASHELRSPLAAMRAAVEVALQQPRDEAAYRDVLASLGEQCERLTALVNGLLLLAQADAGEVVVGRDVVDLSSLAEDAAEMYEPLAEERRLAFRWECAPGTQVAGDALRLRQLVTNLLDNAMKFTPPGGSVRLAVRRDGGEAMLSVADTGGGISSEHLPHVFERFYRADPARPSSGTGLGLSICRWIVEAHGGTISVESRPGAGTTFRVTLR, via the coding sequence ATGTCCTCCGCGAGGAATAGGCCGTTTGGGCTCTGGACGAAGCTGACGCTCTGGTCGAGCCTCGTGCTCGCCGTTTCGCTCGCCGCCGGCTTCGCCTGGGTCCATCACGGCCTCGCCGGCGTCCTGGAGGCGAGGGACGACGCGTTCCTGGAGAGAAAAGCCGACGAGCTGGTCGCCGCGCTGGCGGGCGGCGCGGCCGAGAGCCGGGCCTCGCTCGACGCGGAGATCCGCCGCGAGGTCGCGGCCTATGAGGACGACGGCCTCATCATCGCGGTCCGGGAGCCGGGTCGGATCGCGGCCACGCCCAACGAGTCCACGGCACGGCGACTGGCCGAATCCCCGCCTGCCGTCGGAACTCCGACGACCGTGCAGGTCGTCCCCCAGGGCGGGCGGTTCCGGGTCCTCGCCACCCCGCCGGACGACGAAGGACTGTCGCTCGTGCTCGCCATCTCGCTCGACGAGACCGAGGCGACGCTCGCGGCGTTCGACCGCCGGGCGGCCTGGGGGGCCGTCGCTTTCCTCGCCCTGGCCGTCGTCGGCGGACTGTTCCTCTCGAGGCAGGCCCTGCGCCCCGTGACCGAGAGCATCGCAGCCGCACGACGCCTCGACCCCGCGAACCTGTCGGAACGCCTGCCGCTCACCGGGGCGGGGGACGAACTCGACGAACTGGCGGGGACCATCAACGGGCTCCTCGATCGGCTCGCAGCCTATCACACCCAGGTCATCCGCTTCACGGCCGACGCCTCCCACGAGTTGAGGAGCCCGCTGGCCGCGATGCGGGCCGCCGTCGAGGTCGCCCTCCAGCAGCCGCGAGACGAGGCCGCCTATCGCGACGTGCTCGCGTCGCTGGGCGAACAGTGCGAGCGGCTCACCGCCCTCGTCAACGGCCTGCTCCTGCTGGCCCAGGCGGACGCGGGGGAGGTGGTCGTCGGGCGAGACGTCGTGGATCTGTCGAGCCTGGCCGAGGATGCGGCCGAGATGTACGAACCGCTGGCCGAGGAACGGCGGCTTGCGTTTCGCTGGGAATGCGCCCCGGGGACCCAGGTTGCGGGGGACGCCCTGCGCCTCAGGCAACTCGTCACGAATCTACTCGACAATGCGATGAAGTTCACTCCGCCCGGCGGATCAGTCCGGCTGGCCGTTCGGCGAGACGGCGGCGAGGCGATGCTCTCCGTCGCGGATACGGGGGGCGGGATCTCCTCTGAGCACCTGCCCCACGTCTTCGAGCGATTCTATCGCGCCGACCCCGCCCGCCCTTCGTCCGGCACGGGGTTGGGGCTGAGCATTTGCCGCTGGATCGTCGAGGCTCACGGCGGGACCATCTCAGTTGAGAGCCGGCCGGGTGCCGGGACGACCTTCCGCGTGACGCTCCGATGA
- a CDS encoding SDR family oxidoreductase: protein MAKTVLITGASSGFGKDVALLFHEKGWNVAASMRTPEKAESWSQPGLFTPRIDVTDPESVRSGVAATVEKFGGVDVLVNNAGYAVMGPLEGVSQEDLRRQFDTNVIGLAQVTKEVLPVMRKAGHGTIVNVSSMGGRLTFPLLSAYHASKFAVEGLTESLQYELDQFDIRLKLVEPGGSKTNFGGSSMTRAEHPAYRELADGFEAMTKAQAERLPGPEKVAATIYRAATDPSRRLRYPVIAWQYFLMRRLFGDSGWSAMMRFMARRSVKLGRA, encoded by the coding sequence ATGGCCAAGACGGTGCTCATCACGGGGGCGTCGAGCGGGTTCGGCAAGGACGTCGCGTTGCTGTTCCACGAGAAGGGGTGGAACGTCGCCGCAAGCATGCGGACCCCCGAGAAGGCGGAATCGTGGTCCCAGCCGGGGTTGTTCACGCCGCGAATCGACGTAACCGACCCGGAATCGGTCCGCTCGGGCGTGGCGGCGACCGTCGAGAAGTTCGGCGGCGTCGACGTGCTCGTCAACAACGCCGGGTACGCGGTCATGGGGCCGCTCGAAGGCGTATCGCAGGAAGACCTCAGACGCCAGTTCGACACCAACGTCATCGGGCTGGCCCAGGTCACCAAGGAAGTCCTGCCCGTCATGCGGAAGGCCGGGCACGGAACCATCGTCAACGTCTCCTCGATGGGGGGACGCCTCACCTTCCCCCTGCTGTCGGCCTACCACGCCAGCAAGTTCGCCGTCGAGGGGCTCACCGAGTCGCTGCAATACGAACTGGACCAGTTCGACATCCGCCTCAAGCTGGTCGAGCCGGGCGGCTCGAAGACCAACTTCGGCGGCAGCAGCATGACCCGGGCCGAGCACCCGGCCTATCGCGAGCTGGCCGACGGCTTCGAGGCGATGACCAAGGCCCAGGCGGAGCGTCTCCCGGGGCCCGAGAAGGTCGCGGCGACTATCTACCGTGCGGCGACCGACCCATCGCGTCGACTCCGCTACCCGGTCATCGCCTGGCAATACTTTCTGATGCGTCGCCTCTTCGGCGATTCAGGGTGGAGTGCGATGATGCGATTCATGGCCCGTCGGTCGGTGAAACTCGGCAGGGCTTGA
- a CDS encoding TetR/AcrR family transcriptional regulator: MADDKRERLLSAAKDVFLRYGYKRVSMNDIAEAAGISRPSLYLVFKSKEDVFRGVYRRWVEETVDEIERGASAFPTLEEKLRFAFDLWAVRAFEAARRSTEAEELMSCTLEFAKDEVKASDEAFGRCLAALIASARKGRRTKEALPPERTARILAGSVRGFKQTATDAAELRRMVADLLTLVLD; encoded by the coding sequence ATGGCAGACGACAAGAGGGAACGCCTGCTCTCGGCGGCGAAGGACGTGTTCCTCCGCTACGGGTACAAGCGGGTCAGCATGAACGACATCGCCGAGGCGGCCGGCATCTCCCGGCCGAGCCTCTATCTGGTTTTCAAGAGCAAGGAGGACGTCTTCCGGGGCGTCTACCGGCGGTGGGTCGAGGAGACCGTCGACGAAATCGAGCGGGGTGCCTCGGCCTTCCCGACGTTGGAGGAGAAGCTTCGCTTCGCCTTCGACCTCTGGGCGGTGCGTGCGTTCGAGGCGGCCCGGCGGTCGACCGAGGCCGAGGAGCTGATGAGCTGCACCCTGGAGTTCGCCAAGGACGAGGTGAAGGCGAGCGACGAGGCGTTCGGACGATGTCTGGCCGCCCTCATCGCCTCGGCCCGCAAGGGGCGACGCACGAAGGAGGCTCTGCCGCCGGAACGGACGGCCCGCATCCTGGCGGGGAGCGTCCGGGGCTTCAAGCAGACGGCGACCGATGCGGCGGAATTGCGTCGGATGGTCGCCGACCTGCTCACGCTGGTCCTCGATTGA
- a CDS encoding HD domain-containing protein, which produces MHWHDRVYGHVEIDDPAILSLIEGPTFQRLRGIRQAGPSAIAFPFKNVSRFEHSLGVFVLLRSLGADRQEQIAGLLHDVSHTAFSHAVDFLVTSEEQDHHETLKPILLRRPDVVAALDRLGFAPEEFFDDSRYPLLERPLPWLCADRLDYFLRDGMACQVVRRDDVARILGAVAVVDSTIVFTDPAVARLAVRLFDVMNRDWWASGIEAYIYNEFAEALREAFRQGIINDDDLLSEDDKVLAKLDAAQLPDVDAVLARIRRFKPSYAEGYIPRTAPKQRRIDPPVQVGTGYRRLSELDAPTA; this is translated from the coding sequence ATGCACTGGCACGACAGGGTCTACGGGCACGTCGAGATCGACGACCCCGCGATCCTGAGCTTGATTGAGGGGCCGACGTTCCAGAGACTGAGAGGCATCCGCCAGGCGGGGCCGTCGGCGATCGCATTCCCCTTCAAAAACGTCTCGCGGTTCGAGCACAGCCTGGGCGTCTTCGTCCTCCTGCGCAGCCTGGGGGCGGACCGTCAGGAGCAGATCGCCGGCCTGTTGCACGACGTCTCGCATACGGCCTTCTCGCACGCGGTCGACTTCCTGGTGACCTCGGAAGAGCAGGACCACCACGAAACGCTCAAGCCGATCCTCCTGCGCCGGCCCGACGTCGTCGCGGCCCTCGACCGGCTGGGCTTCGCCCCCGAGGAGTTCTTCGACGACTCCCGCTACCCGCTGCTGGAGCGTCCCTTGCCGTGGCTCTGCGCCGATCGGCTGGACTACTTCCTCCGCGACGGCATGGCCTGCCAGGTCGTCCGCCGCGACGACGTCGCGCGGATCCTGGGGGCAGTCGCCGTCGTCGATTCCACGATCGTCTTCACCGACCCGGCCGTCGCCCGCCTGGCCGTCCGGTTGTTCGACGTGATGAACCGCGACTGGTGGGCCAGCGGGATCGAGGCGTACATCTACAACGAGTTCGCCGAAGCCCTCCGCGAAGCCTTCCGTCAAGGCATCATCAACGACGACGACCTCCTCAGCGAGGACGACAAGGTCCTCGCCAAGCTCGACGCCGCCCAACTCCCCGACGTCGACGCCGTCCTCGCCCGCATCCGCCGCTTCAAGCCCTCCTACGCCGAAGGTTACATCCCCCGCACCGCCCCCAAACAGCGCCGGATCGACCCGCCGGTTCAAGTCGGGACAGGCTATCGGCGGCTGTCCGAGCTCGATGCACCGACGGCATGA
- a CDS encoding peroxiredoxin family protein, translated as MLRRIALLGLGIAATTTFAQAAEPKVGDPAPAFAMQGSDGKTHALADYKGKSAVVLAWFPKAFTGGCTKECQSFATAGDTLKNLKVAYFTASVDEADQNKKFAESVNADYPILSDPSKKVAEAYGVVHEGRPVPERWTFYIDKEGIIREIDKKVDVAKAAEGVAAKVKELKLAQ; from the coding sequence ATGCTTCGACGGATCGCGCTTCTGGGACTGGGGATCGCGGCAACGACCACGTTCGCTCAAGCGGCCGAGCCGAAGGTCGGCGACCCCGCGCCGGCGTTCGCGATGCAGGGTTCGGACGGCAAGACCCACGCCCTGGCCGACTACAAGGGCAAGAGCGCCGTGGTGCTGGCCTGGTTCCCCAAGGCGTTCACCGGCGGCTGCACCAAGGAATGCCAGTCGTTCGCGACGGCCGGCGACACGCTCAAGAACCTGAAGGTCGCCTACTTCACGGCGAGCGTCGACGAGGCCGACCAGAACAAGAAGTTCGCCGAGTCCGTCAACGCCGACTACCCGATCCTCAGCGACCCGTCCAAGAAGGTCGCCGAGGCCTACGGCGTCGTGCATGAAGGCCGCCCCGTCCCCGAGCGCTGGACGTTCTACATCGACAAGGAAGGGATCATCCGCGAGATCGACAAGAAGGTCGACGTCGCCAAGGCCGCCGAAGGCGTCGCCGCCAAGGTCAAGGAACTGAAACTGGCTCAGTGA
- a CDS encoding thioredoxin domain-containing protein, with the protein MKLAPALLLFVIVGQAAAGESQPLMLDFHADWCGPCRQMRPAVDALVAKGYPVKSVDIDKSPKLAAKYKVDGVPTFIVVDENGGEIARTSGAQPVKQLAQFYLDAREQAVAHSGDRGDADADADEEPAADEAEEAPAAEADQSEDALTEEEIADRARQKPVNPKPWETVVRIKVYNGNSVGFGSGTVIYSSQEESIILTCAHIFKVDGERKIPPAKFTNKIGIDLFNGRIKVVDGKAQLSCVEEGIPGKAIDYDFASDVGLIRIRRGNLPYAHVVPSHWTPLVRMSMTTVGCSEGHDATAWSTKITRSPSRMFPKNPEHLALECEFAPLQGRSGGGLFTDDGFVAGVCNFAEPQGDKGLYAAPESIYKMLNRNKLADLYAPPSLGGSNTLLASNSAGRRAAAGTVRGQSPDRDEAPRKPVRPGQVTIPGPEMLLADEDLPSRSNSRRPQVQPASNKVGDRRLAWSPTRSADPSPRSMDDNVVQQTDLDLDPAVDNSRFEPPAYEDDEPVDSRVNDEDVVAPRKESRKPTRNAPVRSSSEGWRPAGSGR; encoded by the coding sequence ATGAAACTCGCACCTGCGCTGCTCCTGTTCGTCATCGTCGGTCAGGCCGCGGCGGGAGAGTCCCAGCCGCTGATGCTCGACTTCCACGCCGACTGGTGCGGCCCCTGCCGCCAGATGCGCCCAGCCGTCGACGCTCTCGTCGCCAAGGGCTATCCGGTCAAGTCGGTCGACATCGATAAATCCCCCAAGCTGGCGGCGAAGTACAAGGTCGACGGCGTCCCCACGTTCATCGTCGTCGACGAGAACGGCGGCGAGATCGCCCGGACCTCCGGCGCTCAGCCCGTCAAGCAACTGGCCCAGTTCTACCTCGACGCTCGCGAGCAGGCCGTCGCTCACTCCGGTGATCGCGGCGACGCCGACGCCGACGCCGACGAGGAGCCCGCCGCCGATGAGGCCGAGGAAGCTCCCGCCGCGGAAGCCGACCAGTCGGAAGACGCCCTCACCGAAGAGGAGATCGCCGACCGCGCCCGCCAGAAGCCGGTCAATCCCAAGCCCTGGGAGACCGTCGTCCGGATCAAGGTGTACAACGGCAACTCGGTCGGCTTCGGCTCGGGGACGGTGATCTACAGCTCGCAGGAAGAGTCGATCATTCTCACCTGCGCCCACATCTTCAAGGTGGACGGCGAGCGGAAGATCCCGCCGGCGAAGTTCACCAACAAGATCGGCATCGACCTGTTCAACGGCCGGATCAAGGTGGTGGACGGCAAGGCCCAGTTGTCCTGCGTCGAGGAAGGGATCCCCGGCAAGGCGATCGACTACGACTTCGCCTCCGACGTCGGTCTGATCCGGATCCGCCGCGGCAACCTCCCCTACGCCCACGTCGTGCCGTCGCACTGGACTCCGCTGGTGCGGATGAGCATGACGACCGTGGGATGCTCCGAGGGGCACGACGCCACCGCCTGGAGCACCAAGATCACCCGCTCCCCCAGCCGGATGTTCCCCAAGAACCCCGAGCACCTGGCGCTCGAGTGCGAGTTCGCCCCGCTTCAGGGGCGGTCGGGCGGCGGCCTTTTCACCGACGACGGTTTCGTCGCCGGCGTGTGCAACTTCGCCGAGCCGCAGGGCGACAAGGGGCTCTACGCCGCCCCGGAGTCGATCTACAAGATGCTCAACCGCAACAAGCTGGCGGATCTTTACGCTCCGCCGTCGCTGGGCGGCTCGAACACCTTGCTGGCCTCCAACTCCGCCGGCCGACGCGCCGCCGCGGGAACCGTCCGCGGCCAGTCGCCCGACCGCGACGAGGCGCCTCGCAAGCCGGTCCGTCCGGGGCAGGTGACGATCCCCGGGCCGGAGATGCTCCTGGCCGACGAGGATCTGCCGAGCCGGTCGAACTCGCGCAGGCCTCAGGTTCAGCCCGCCAGCAACAAGGTCGGCGACCGCCGCCTCGCCTGGTCGCCGACCCGTTCGGCCGATCCGTCCCCGCGGTCGATGGACGACAACGTCGTCCAGCAGACCGACCTGGACCTCGACCCCGCTGTGGACAACTCGCGGTTCGAGCCTCCGGCCTACGAGGACGACGAACCGGTCGATTCGAGGGTCAACGACGAGGACGTGGTCGCTCCTCGCAAGGAGTCGCGCAAGCCGACCCGAAACGCCCCCGTCCGGTCCTCCTCCGAGGGTTGGCGGCCCGCGGGCTCCGGTCGCTGA
- a CDS encoding glycoside hydrolase family 43 protein → MNRLAAFALAVALSIPMLAAADDSPVPPGKALVFTSFRGNGEDGLHLAVSRDGYTWTPLNGDRPIFQPKVGGGLVRDPNIAQGPDGVYHMVWTTGWTRSGIGYASSRDLVHWSEAKHIDVMKDEPKTRNVWAPEIFHDDKDGRFLIFWASTIPGKFPETQEGGDEGYNHRTYMTSTKDFQTFTPTKLFYDPGFNSIDSTIIRDGSRYAMIIKDETRTPPAKNLRVAFAESPAGPFGPPSPPITGKYWAEGPSAIKLGDRWFVYFDKYVDHRYGLVTSPDLAHWTDESDRVHFPKDFRHGSVLLVPDSILSGFETAGR, encoded by the coding sequence ATGAACCGCCTGGCCGCTTTCGCGCTCGCCGTCGCGCTTTCCATTCCGATGCTCGCCGCGGCCGACGATTCGCCCGTTCCGCCGGGCAAGGCGCTGGTGTTCACCTCGTTCCGGGGCAACGGCGAGGACGGTCTCCATCTGGCGGTGAGTCGCGACGGCTACACCTGGACGCCCCTCAACGGCGATCGGCCGATTTTTCAGCCCAAGGTGGGGGGCGGACTCGTCCGCGATCCCAACATCGCCCAGGGGCCCGACGGCGTCTACCACATGGTCTGGACGACGGGGTGGACGCGTTCCGGGATCGGCTATGCAAGCTCGCGCGACCTCGTCCACTGGTCCGAGGCGAAGCACATCGACGTCATGAAGGACGAGCCGAAGACCCGCAACGTCTGGGCGCCGGAAATCTTCCACGACGACAAGGACGGGCGGTTCCTCATCTTCTGGGCCTCCACGATTCCGGGGAAATTCCCCGAGACCCAGGAAGGGGGCGACGAGGGCTACAACCACCGGACGTACATGACGTCGACGAAGGACTTCCAGACGTTCACGCCCACGAAGCTGTTCTACGACCCTGGTTTCAACTCGATCGATTCGACGATCATCCGCGACGGCTCGCGCTACGCGATGATCATCAAGGATGAGACTCGCACGCCCCCCGCCAAGAACCTGCGGGTCGCCTTCGCCGAATCGCCCGCCGGCCCGTTCGGCCCCCCTTCTCCGCCGATCACCGGGAAATACTGGGCGGAGGGTCCCTCGGCGATCAAGCTGGGGGATCGCTGGTTCGTTTACTTCGACAAGTACGTCGACCACCGTTACGGGCTGGTCACCTCGCCCGACCTGGCCCACTGGACGGACGAGTCCGATCGGGTCCATTTCCCGAAGGACTTCCGCCACGGCAGCGTCCTGCTTGTCCCTGATTCCATCCTCTCCGGCTTTGAAACGGCCGGCCGCTGA
- a CDS encoding M20/M25/M40 family metallo-hydrolase, with amino-acid sequence MKRSLLMFVPALSVSSVVFGQAPTETPDLEPPAAAVQSITAPEIGGHLNFLASDVMRGREAGSPEAKIAAEYLASHLKAIGAVPLGDPERGRRSYFQKFWLEAATPSSEGAELSLTLELDGATRSIPCKLGTDYMYAPHGVVAGEFDAPAVFVGYGRVQPDRSIDDYAGRPDVKNRFVLAYRGLPDGRPGNDFFSSQAKSQTAREKGALGLILIDPPGASPARPALPMSPAEVGFDRPRVTLGPAPAEIPVIALSDPIRDVLVASLGLSGPDVSPPRMDAVGDLRVRLVHAATREPREDRNVVGYLPGSDPEKKKELIVFSAHFDHEGVKNGEIYNGSDDNASGTSGVLEVAQAFGAAERPARSIAFLWVSGEEKGLLGSKWFADHQALPNGWKIVADINMDMISRNDSMKIGATPSPDHKEYNTLVVDAAAATKAEGLEMIFDSDPYFGRTDSYNFAAKGVPVIFFFAGLHDDYHKPTDDVEKADLEKAARVARAAFRLGWKTAQAPEPPKKVEGKP; translated from the coding sequence ATGAAGCGTTCGCTCCTGATGTTCGTCCCCGCCTTGTCGGTTTCGTCCGTCGTCTTTGGGCAGGCTCCCACGGAAACGCCCGATCTTGAACCGCCGGCCGCCGCCGTGCAGTCGATCACCGCGCCGGAGATCGGCGGGCACTTGAACTTCCTGGCGTCGGACGTGATGCGAGGCCGCGAGGCCGGCTCGCCCGAGGCGAAGATCGCGGCCGAGTACCTGGCGTCGCACCTGAAGGCGATCGGGGCCGTGCCGCTCGGTGATCCCGAGCGCGGCAGGCGGTCGTACTTCCAGAAGTTCTGGCTTGAGGCCGCGACGCCCTCCTCGGAGGGGGCCGAGCTGAGCCTGACTCTCGAACTCGACGGCGCGACCCGCAGCATCCCCTGCAAGCTGGGGACGGACTACATGTACGCTCCCCATGGCGTCGTGGCCGGGGAGTTCGACGCCCCTGCCGTGTTCGTCGGCTACGGACGCGTTCAGCCTGATCGGAGCATCGACGACTACGCGGGCCGTCCCGACGTGAAGAACCGCTTCGTCCTGGCCTACCGCGGTCTGCCGGACGGCCGGCCCGGGAACGACTTCTTCTCCTCCCAGGCCAAGAGCCAGACGGCCCGTGAGAAGGGAGCGCTCGGGCTCATCCTGATCGACCCCCCGGGCGCGTCTCCGGCCCGTCCCGCGCTGCCGATGTCGCCCGCGGAAGTCGGCTTCGACCGGCCGCGAGTCACCCTCGGACCGGCCCCGGCCGAGATCCCCGTCATCGCCCTGTCCGATCCCATCCGCGACGTCCTGGTCGCCTCGCTGGGGCTCTCCGGGCCCGACGTCTCCCCGCCGCGAATGGATGCGGTCGGCGACCTGCGCGTTCGGCTCGTCCACGCCGCGACTCGCGAACCCCGCGAAGACCGCAACGTCGTAGGCTACCTCCCCGGCTCCGACCCCGAGAAGAAGAAGGAGCTGATCGTCTTCAGCGCCCACTTCGACCACGAGGGGGTCAAGAACGGCGAGATCTACAACGGCTCGGACGACAACGCCTCCGGGACCAGCGGTGTGCTGGAGGTCGCCCAGGCGTTCGGGGCCGCGGAGCGTCCCGCCCGTAGCATCGCCTTCCTGTGGGTCTCCGGCGAGGAGAAGGGCCTGCTGGGGAGCAAGTGGTTCGCCGACCACCAGGCCCTCCCCAACGGCTGGAAGATCGTCGCCGACATCAACATGGACATGATCAGCCGCAACGACTCCATGAAGATCGGCGCGACGCCCTCGCCCGACCACAAGGAGTACAACACGCTGGTCGTCGACGCCGCCGCCGCCACCAAGGCCGAAGGCCTGGAGATGATCTTCGACTCCGACCCGTATTTCGGCCGGACCGACAGCTACAACTTCGCCGCCAAGGGCGTCCCCGTCATCTTCTTCTTCGCCGGCCTGCACGACGACTACCACAAGCCGACCGACGACGTCGAAAAGGCCGACCTGGAGAAAGCCGCCCGCGTCGCCCGCGCCGCCTTCCGCCTGGGCTGGAAGACCGCCCAGGCCCCCGAGCCGCCGAAGAAGGTGGAAGGCAAGCCCTGA
- a CDS encoding glycoside hydrolase family 16 protein — protein MIATSRLSRPRPSFIASCIALALAATAHAQTSTPKDKATDLKLVWSDEFDVDGPLDPAKWTYEKGFERNEELQWYQPENARCEKGLLVIEARKESRPNPLFVEGAKDWRRSRRDIEYTSASVTTRGLHSWTFGRFEMRGRIDVRPGIWPAFWSLGTSGRWPANGEIDIMEYYRGMLLANVAWGSDKPYKAIWRDPRIKLEDLGGEAWAKEFHVWRMDWDEKAIRLSVDDRLLNETPLSETVNQDGSNRNPFLHPQYIILNVAVGGMNGGDPSKTEFPARMEVDYVRIYQRPATP, from the coding sequence GTGATCGCCACCTCTCGCCTCAGCCGCCCCCGGCCGTCGTTCATCGCCTCCTGCATCGCCCTCGCGCTGGCCGCAACGGCCCATGCTCAAACATCGACGCCGAAGGACAAGGCAACCGATTTGAAGCTCGTCTGGTCCGACGAGTTCGACGTCGACGGCCCTCTCGACCCGGCGAAGTGGACCTATGAGAAGGGCTTCGAGCGCAACGAGGAACTCCAGTGGTATCAGCCCGAGAACGCCCGCTGTGAGAAGGGGCTTCTTGTGATCGAGGCTCGCAAGGAGTCGCGGCCCAACCCGCTGTTCGTGGAGGGGGCGAAGGACTGGCGGAGGTCCCGGCGCGACATCGAATACACCTCGGCGAGCGTCACCACGCGGGGGCTCCATTCGTGGACGTTCGGTCGGTTCGAGATGCGCGGACGGATCGACGTCCGCCCCGGGATCTGGCCCGCCTTCTGGTCGCTGGGGACCTCCGGCCGATGGCCCGCCAACGGCGAGATCGACATCATGGAATATTATCGCGGCATGCTCCTGGCCAACGTCGCCTGGGGCAGCGACAAGCCGTACAAGGCGATCTGGCGCGACCCTCGGATCAAGCTGGAGGACCTCGGCGGCGAGGCCTGGGCGAAGGAGTTCCACGTCTGGCGGATGGACTGGGACGAGAAGGCCATCCGCCTCTCGGTCGACGATCGCCTCCTCAACGAGACGCCCCTCTCCGAGACGGTCAACCAGGACGGCTCCAACAGGAATCCGTTCCTCCACCCGCAATACATCATTCTCAACGTGGCCGTCGGCGGGATGAACGGCGGCGACCCCTCGAAGACGGAGTTCCCCGCGCGGATGGAGGTCGACTACGTCCGGATTTATCAACGGCCGGCGACTCCGTGA
- a CDS encoding serine/threonine protein kinase — protein MASVTATPRFSGLHYRVVGTLGTGAGSTILQIADKNGGKRYALKVVRKQEPEDEIYIEQAKTEYDAAQKLNHRTIAKIYDIRVKKAWFVKTVGVELLMELVDGKTLDEIEAPELNQLVLMFAQVASGLAHMHRRGVYHGDLKPSNIMLTKTGQVKLIDFGTAWVRGVEKNRVQGTPQYIAPEQAAERIVNERTDVYNFGATMYRMFTGRYVQNDIPRAGVERKIVPVNQINPRILSRLNKLILDCLSLNPEKRPAGMSEVRDTLSAVIKEMGLEDEELRGAEDDE, from the coding sequence ATGGCAAGCGTCACGGCAACGCCCAGGTTCTCGGGATTGCATTACCGGGTGGTCGGCACCCTGGGGACCGGGGCAGGCAGCACCATCCTCCAGATCGCCGACAAGAACGGCGGCAAGCGGTATGCGCTCAAGGTCGTGCGCAAGCAAGAGCCGGAAGACGAGATCTACATCGAGCAGGCGAAGACCGAGTACGACGCCGCCCAGAAGCTCAACCACCGGACCATCGCCAAGATCTACGACATCCGGGTTAAGAAGGCCTGGTTCGTCAAGACCGTGGGCGTCGAGCTGTTGATGGAGCTTGTCGACGGCAAGACGCTCGACGAGATCGAGGCCCCGGAGCTGAACCAACTGGTCCTGATGTTCGCTCAGGTGGCCTCAGGATTGGCGCACATGCACCGACGGGGCGTCTACCACGGCGACCTCAAGCCGTCGAACATCATGCTCACCAAGACCGGCCAGGTGAAGCTGATCGACTTCGGCACCGCCTGGGTCCGCGGCGTCGAGAAGAACCGCGTCCAGGGGACCCCTCAGTACATCGCCCCCGAACAGGCCGCCGAGCGCATCGTCAACGAACGGACCGACGTCTACAACTTCGGCGCGACGATGTACCGCATGTTCACGGGACGATACGTCCAGAACGACATCCCCCGGGCGGGCGTCGAGCGCAAGATCGTCCCCGTCAATCAGATCAACCCCCGGATCCTCTCCCGGCTCAACAAGCTGATCCTGGACTGCCTCAGCCTGAACCCTGAGAAGCGCCCGGCCGGCATGTCCGAGGTCCGCGACACGCTCTCCGCCGTCATCAAGGAGATGGGCCTGGAAGACGAGGAGTTGAGAGGCGCCGAAGACGACGAATGA
- a CDS encoding FKBP-type peptidyl-prolyl cis-trans isomerase, with amino-acid sequence MRRGLLGFLSLAVALAGCGEPGQIVPVMPPGATPVHKVDEKNAAEALGEQGARSSSSTAAVKGAEPYPPAPSTAIGETKTLTGDIQYTTLKEGTGEELKSGRVAKLHYVGTLSDGSQFDSSRDRGAPFEVTLGSGQLIKGWEYGIPGMKVGELRKLVIPPTMGYGAQEQKKIPANSTLIFEVELLEIK; translated from the coding sequence ATGAGGCGAGGGTTGCTGGGGTTCCTGTCGCTGGCCGTGGCATTGGCCGGCTGCGGCGAGCCGGGCCAGATCGTGCCGGTCATGCCGCCGGGGGCGACCCCGGTCCACAAGGTCGACGAGAAGAACGCCGCGGAGGCCCTGGGCGAGCAAGGAGCCCGATCCTCGTCCTCGACCGCGGCCGTCAAGGGCGCGGAGCCGTACCCGCCGGCCCCTTCCACGGCGATCGGCGAAACGAAAACCCTCACCGGCGACATCCAGTACACGACGCTGAAAGAGGGAACCGGCGAGGAGCTCAAGTCGGGTCGGGTGGCGAAGCTCCATTACGTCGGCACGCTCAGCGACGGCAGTCAGTTCGACTCCAGCCGCGATCGCGGCGCCCCCTTCGAGGTCACTCTGGGAAGCGGCCAACTCATCAAGGGCTGGGAGTACGGCATCCCGGGCATGAAGGTCGGCGAACTCCGCAAACTGGTCATCCCGCCGACGATGGGCTACGGGGCGCAGGAGCAGAAGAAGATCCCCGCCAATTCCACGCTGATCTTCGAAGTCGAACTCCTGGAAATCAAGTGA